Proteins encoded within one genomic window of Mesobacillus subterraneus:
- a CDS encoding HAAS signaling domain-containing protein, with protein sequence MEMIEKYIYAVTHRLPQSQRADIAMELRGLIEDMLGERTNGGPVAQEDVESVLLELGHPKDLAEKYRGSKRYLIGPELFHPYITVLKIVFFALVVAMSVVFIIEYMIEPRSVVEHIFGYVTSVVSASMQAFVWITVGFAIAQYKGVAPKAGIAEESEKWSPSYLPPVPDQKKRIKRGEAITGIVFSILFLVFLYSSSHVFGVMMFEDGELVNVIPFLNGERIEQFINIIYVITVIGILKEGLKLIIGKWTKKLALYNLILNAVTLVLVAFLFNDQAIWNPDFMQELNQVSKADLNQDTYDLIKTIWMQSKAWVVIGFTIVLIIDTVSGFYKAYLK encoded by the coding sequence ATGGAAATGATTGAGAAGTATATTTATGCTGTAACCCACAGGCTTCCGCAGTCTCAGAGAGCAGATATCGCGATGGAATTAAGGGGCTTGATTGAAGACATGCTTGGGGAAAGGACAAATGGCGGTCCGGTTGCTCAAGAGGATGTGGAAAGTGTGCTGCTTGAGCTGGGCCACCCGAAGGACTTAGCTGAAAAGTACCGCGGATCTAAAAGGTACTTGATCGGACCAGAACTCTTTCATCCATATATAACTGTACTGAAGATTGTCTTCTTTGCTTTGGTGGTCGCCATGAGTGTCGTGTTCATAATTGAATACATGATTGAACCACGCTCAGTAGTTGAGCATATTTTCGGTTATGTTACATCGGTAGTCAGCGCCAGCATGCAGGCGTTCGTTTGGATAACAGTCGGATTTGCGATCGCTCAATATAAAGGGGTCGCACCAAAAGCAGGAATCGCTGAAGAAAGTGAAAAATGGTCACCGTCATATCTTCCACCGGTTCCGGATCAGAAAAAACGGATTAAACGCGGCGAGGCAATCACGGGAATTGTTTTTTCAATCCTATTTCTTGTCTTCCTCTACTCTTCCAGTCACGTATTTGGAGTCATGATGTTTGAAGATGGAGAACTAGTAAACGTTATTCCGTTTCTGAATGGAGAGCGCATAGAACAATTCATCAATATCATCTATGTCATCACGGTGATTGGGATTTTAAAAGAAGGATTAAAGCTGATCATCGGAAAATGGACGAAAAAACTAGCGTTATATAATTTGATTCTGAATGCAGTCACCTTGGTACTTGTAGCATTCTTATTTAACGATCAGGCGATCTGGAACCCTGACTTTATGCAAGAGTTGAACCAGGTGAGCAAAGCCGATTTAAACCAGGATACGTACGATCTGATAAAAACGATCTGGATGCAATCAAAAGCATGGGTCGTGATTGGGTTTACGATTGTTTTGATCATCGATACAGTATCCGGATTTTATAAGGCATATTTGAAATGA
- a CDS encoding PadR family transcriptional regulator, producing MSNVNEMVDKLLQELRRGTITIAVLSQLEKPQYGYSLVTILAEKGVQVEAGTLYPLLRRLEKQGLLISEWDTNEARPRKFYLLSALGKDVYIKLLDEWKKMASSMEGLINGGGTEHGND from the coding sequence ATGAGCAATGTGAATGAAATGGTCGATAAATTGCTGCAGGAATTGCGAAGGGGAACGATTACGATTGCTGTATTGAGCCAGCTTGAAAAACCTCAGTATGGATATTCCCTCGTTACAATACTGGCGGAAAAAGGGGTTCAGGTGGAAGCGGGGACCTTATATCCTTTGCTTAGAAGGCTGGAAAAGCAGGGACTGCTGATTAGTGAATGGGATACAAATGAAGCGAGGCCCCGGAAATTTTACTTGCTTAGTGCTCTTGGAAAAGACGTTTATATAAAGCTGCTGGATGAATGGAAGAAGATGGCCTCAAGTATGGAGGGGCTGATTAATGGGGGAGGAACTGAACATGGAAATGATTGA
- a CDS encoding toast rack family protein, with translation MKKVMGFGVAALSAVLLLSGCNNTIFASDEKDDEIFVEKDKAKELEIVLNFGAGKMDVAGDADEWVNGNAVYEPEKMKPEVSYDLNGKVGKVEIAQPDHFKLGKMKNEWDLRISEEVPVDLVVNAGASDTDLDLKGIQLSNLEVNAGVG, from the coding sequence ATGAAAAAAGTGATGGGTTTTGGTGTGGCAGCATTATCAGCCGTTTTGTTACTTTCGGGATGCAATAATACGATTTTTGCCAGTGATGAAAAAGACGATGAAATCTTTGTTGAGAAGGATAAAGCAAAAGAGCTTGAGATTGTTCTAAATTTTGGCGCCGGGAAAATGGATGTTGCGGGCGATGCAGATGAATGGGTGAACGGCAACGCTGTCTATGAGCCTGAAAAAATGAAACCGGAAGTCTCATATGATTTGAATGGGAAAGTCGGCAAAGTGGAGATTGCTCAGCCAGACCACTTTAAACTCGGAAAGATGAAAAATGAATGGGATCTGAGAATAAGCGAAGAGGTTCCAGTGGACCTTGTCGTTAACGCAGGGGCATCAGACACCGATTTGGACTTGAAAGGCATTCAGCTTTCCAACCTGGAAGTGAACGCAGGTGTTGGTTAA
- a CDS encoding TspO/MBR family protein yields MGRFILNLVATLLVVLVNALANILPINGQTTGEISDRLDVLFTPAGYVFGIWGLIYFLLFIWTIRQFPSSRRNLPIYEKATPLYLLSSVLNIAWILLWHYEFFLLTVLVMIGLLLTLIRLYHVIKNEDHSFWDLLPFSVYLGWISVATIANISYYLKYIDWNGFVLSDVTWTIIMLVVATLLAIYFHRKNEDFIYPLVFVWALIGIGVENAASHPIVSTTSYVLSAVIFIMVFFRLLKKR; encoded by the coding sequence ATGGGACGTTTTATTTTGAATCTTGTTGCCACGTTGCTCGTCGTGCTGGTCAATGCGCTTGCGAATATCCTTCCGATCAACGGGCAGACGACGGGGGAAATATCTGATAGACTGGATGTTTTGTTCACTCCGGCTGGATATGTTTTTGGGATATGGGGATTGATTTATTTCTTATTGTTTATTTGGACAATCAGGCAGTTTCCCTCTTCAAGGAGGAATTTGCCGATTTACGAAAAAGCTACTCCCCTTTATTTACTGAGCTCAGTCCTTAATATCGCCTGGATCCTTTTATGGCATTACGAGTTTTTCCTGCTGACGGTATTGGTGATGATTGGTTTGCTGCTGACTCTCATCAGGCTTTATCATGTCATTAAAAATGAAGACCATTCGTTTTGGGACCTACTCCCCTTTTCTGTCTACCTCGGCTGGATCAGCGTCGCCACCATTGCCAATATCAGCTATTACTTGAAGTATATAGACTGGAATGGCTTCGTCCTTTCAGATGTCACCTGGACAATAATCATGCTCGTGGTCGCCACACTCCTGGCTATTTATTTTCACCGAAAAAATGAAGACTTTATCTATCCGCTTGTATTCGTCTGGGCTTTGATCGGAATCGGCGTAGAAAATGCTGCCTCCCACCCAATAGTCAGCACCACTTCCTATGTCCTGTCCGCAGTCATTTTCATCATGGTTTTTTTCAGGCTATTGAAGAAGCGCTGA
- a CDS encoding YuzF family protein has translation MMHNGMYSQGTQSGPMNVVVVEPYVYAALYNLIGKRVVLDTTRGSVSGMVRDAKPDHVVIQEHDSSFFVRIREIVWIMPES, from the coding sequence ATGATGCACAATGGAATGTATTCACAGGGAACACAAAGCGGACCAATGAATGTGGTGGTGGTTGAGCCGTATGTGTATGCAGCTCTTTATAATCTTATCGGAAAAAGAGTGGTCCTCGATACAACACGAGGTTCCGTTAGCGGAATGGTTAGGGATGCCAAGCCGGACCATGTGGTGATCCAGGAGCATGATTCCAGCTTTTTTGTCCGGATCCGTGAAATCGTCTGGATTATGCCGGAGTCTTAA